In Macadamia integrifolia cultivar HAES 741 chromosome 12, SCU_Mint_v3, whole genome shotgun sequence, the following are encoded in one genomic region:
- the LOC122057418 gene encoding acetylglutamate kinase, chloroplastic-like produces MFAVNQVTISSSSSISKVLKNPIPKTLPFQPNQRLLNPIRNQPNQRHHTTLPIKSSLSPPPPVQTPAHIRVDILSESLPFIQKFRGKTIVVKYGGAAMKSQALEASVINDLVLLSCVGLRPVFVHGGGPEINSWLGRVGLQPNFLNGLRVTDSPTMEIVEMVLVGKVNKNLVSLINKAGATAVGLSGKDGRLLTARPNAKSAELGFVGDIARVDPTILRPLIANDHIPVIASVAADGYGQAYNINADTVAGELAAALGAEKLILLTDVAGILEDRENPESLVKEIDIKGVKRMMEEGKIAGGMIPKVNCCVRSLAQGVRTASIIDGRKPHSLLLEILTDEGAGTMITG; encoded by the coding sequence ATGTTCGCTGTAAACCAAGTAACAATCTCCTCGTCTTCTTCCATCTCTAAAGTTCTCAAAAACCCAATCCCTAAAACTCTTCCCTTTCAACCCAACCAGAGACTTCTCAACCCCATCAGAAACCAACCCAACCAGAGACATCACACTACTCTACCCATCAAATCATCACTCTCACCTCCACCTCCAGTTCAAACCCCAGCTCACATCCGAGTAGATATTCTGTCTGAATCCCTCCCATTCATCCAGAAATTCCGAGGCAAGACGATAGTCGTTAAATACGGAGGCGCAGCCATGAAATCTCAAGCCCTCGAAGCCTCCGTCATCAACGACCTTGTCCTTCTCTCCTGCGTCGGTCTCCGCCCCGTCTTCGTCCACGGTGGAGGCCCCGAAATCAACTCCTGGCTTGGTCGAGTCGGTCTCCAACCAAATTTCCTCAATGGCCTCCGAGTTACCGATTCCCCCACCATGGAAATCGTCGAAATGGTCCTTGTTGGCAAAGTCAACAAAAACCTAGTTTCCCTCATCAATAAGGCCGGCGCCACCGCCGTCGGTCTCTCCGGCAAAGACGGCCGCCTCCTCACCGCTCGACCAAATGCCAAATCGGCCGAGCTGGGCTTCGTTGGTGACATTGCCCGGGTGGACCCCACCATCCTCCGGCCGCTTATTGCAAATGATCACATCCCCGTTATCGCCTCCGTCGCCGCAGACGGCTACGGGCAGGCATATAATATTAATGCTGACACAGTGGCCGGGGAATTGGCGGCGGCGTTGGGGGCGGAGAAGCTGATTTTGTTGACCGATGTTGCCGGGATTCTGGAAGATAGAGAGAATCCGGAGAGTTTGGTGAAGGAGATTGATATCAAAGGAGTGAAGAGGATGATGGAAGAGGGGAAGATCGCTGGTGGGATGATTCCTAAGGTTAACTGTTGCGTAAGATCGTTGGCGCAAGGGGTCAGGACGGCGAGTATCATCGACGGTCGAAAACCGCACTCACTACTTCTTGAGATCCTAACCGATGAAGGAGCTGGCACGATGATCACCGGGTGA